A segment of the Ipomoea triloba cultivar NCNSP0323 chromosome 1, ASM357664v1 genome:
ccatcattcatgtagGAGTGTTAACAGGAACACGGATGCTACTCATCACTAGTTAAaagaataatttaattgtctaaTCAAACAATGACACATTAAGATTGGAAGATTGAGGGGAAATATATgagggttatatatataatattacactAAACAAAAATGCTTGAAATATTTTAAGATAACGTGATGACGGATTTGTTTTTGAGTGGTcagtttttaaattaaaaattaattaaaacaacgttaggtataaaatttattgtttcaaaaatgtgtattattatttttgttattattgttttggggtgacgagggaaacctcGTCTTGTGACTATAGCTGGCAAATGACTACAAAAAGATAAATCAACATAGGTTGTCTATTGTTGGCCGGCTCAAACAAAAAAGATAACATATCGCTTTCGTTGGAGGTCAAACATTTAACATTGAGGTTACCAAGTAATTAACTATCTGACTAACATTGTAGAGCAATTCAATTCCATTATTGAAAAATAaggtattttttaaaattaaaaaagtattaTAAATGGATAAAATAGTACAATTAAATTTTAAGTAAACAAATTATAACCAAAAATCACGTGTGTAACGTACTAGTCACGATTGTCACCGTTGAAAGTCATGACTAGATAGTGTGAAAGGGAGACAATCACGAATATCTTcatctgattttatttttcattttgaaatttttttaacgtTGTCAAATTTATTAGTGAAATCACTATATTTAAAAAGGTATATGTGAaattgacaggataattgggcatcagcatCGGCCCGAATcatcagcactgacccgaaAGAAACAAATGatcacccgttacacaaagacgGCACATTGATGGgatgataattactccaacggctctcCATTATCATGGCGTAGCACTCAATGTATGCTCACCATTACCAGCATTCAATGCAACTCAGCATTACTAGCACTCCGTTACGCTCACTAGAGGAAGAGCTGTTGCAGCTGTAGTATAAGTAGCAAACTTGTGGTAGAGGAGGAGGAGAACACTTTGTTTATGACACGCAACATTTACTGTACTGAACTCACTATTGTACTCTTGATACATTgagattaataatacaaaatatataccGGTAATAATACTTACCGTcagaaatgtaaaataataaaaatttattgaataataaataacgattgtaatagagttagtagaacctaaaaaaaaaaataaaaatcattagaCTCAATCctacatttttattaatttaaaaagtttttttttgggactaaatttaaaaagtatattaaaacttaatttattaaCACGCATATGAGAGTTTTTTCTTGTGATTAAAATTGTCGTTTTCGCGAACCGTGTTAAAAGGGGGCTGCCAGTCAAATTGGATTGGTTGGGTTAGACTTTTGAAGTAAACGATAAAAGAATGACTGACTTGACTTTTAACCCCCCCATTTACGTCCAAGACCAAGTCATCTCCCTAATCAGAAATATTTCGTGCCAAActttattttaacaaaaaatggAGGGCACCTGAGCAAACAcgcaaattttcattttattaaaagaaaacccaatcatacaaaattcttccttttgtACTCCCTGGCCTGGCTTGATTTCCCATTTCCGACGCGGattctcttctctcttctttttttttttgaaaacatcttctctcttcttcttttctgtGCATTTTGGGAGTAATTGTTTCTGTTTCTGTACTACTACGCAGCTACTGGCTGTTGAAATTGAGTTAGGGTGGGTGGGAATTGAAGAAGCGCCATGGCGGCTGCAAAGCTGATAGTTGCAGTTGCAGTTGTAGCACTGGCCGGTGTTTTGTGCGGCGTGAGCGCAAATTCCGAAGGGGACGCGCTGTACGCGCTGCGCCGGGGCTTATCGGACCCCAATAACGTGCTTCAGAGCTGGGATCCCAATCTGGTGAACCCTTGCACTTGGTTTCACGTCTCTTGCGACAAAGACAACCGTGTCACTCGCGTGTAGGTTtactcttctcctttctctgctATGCTATGCACTTATCCTAAATCCTATTTAAGTTTTTGTGTTGCTAGATAGACTATTTTCTGTTCTAAATGGAAATtaaagttttcatttttttttttaaagtttaaagttgATTGAGTATTGGTgaaataattaatgattaaatGTTGATGTACGATGATTCATACTAAAATCTTAGTCCGGAAGCATGTACTGGGATATTCATGTTTTATTGGAATCTCCCTTTTTGGTAATTGATCAATTTTTAGTTAAGATATGCTTCCTTGTACTTTAAATGATGCCCTACAAGTAACAGAATACAAGCAAAACTAGGTAGTTCTTGAAGGAGTGGATTATTGGAAAAGACTGCGACTTTGTATTTTAAGATGTTTTAAGTTGGGCTAATCATTCAATCAAACTGCACATTTGGGTGTATTTTTAATTGTTCATCTGGGTCTTGGTGTTTTACATTCTTATTCCTCCTTTGTTGCAGcgtttattattttcatttccttCGTTTAGTAATTATGGATCTTATAAGAATCCCATGTGcaatatatttcaatatttctTGCAGGGACCTTGGCAACTCAAACTTATCTGGTCACCTGGTGCCTGATATTGGGAAGCTTGAACGTTTGCAGTACCTGTAGGTGTTTCTATACAATTCCTTTTCCCACCTTTGGAATATACTCTTTGTCTTACACTGATATGATGTTATGAAAGTTTAACGTCTGATGTTATGCCAAAAGTAATGCAAATATTTTGTTTACATCGGAAAATTTTATTTGTGCAGGGAGCTTTACAGAAATAACATCCAGGGCACAATTCCTGTTGAACTCGGTAACTTGAAGAGCCTTATAAGTTTGGATCTGTACAACAACAATATCTCTGGTACAATTCCTCCTTCATTGGGGAAATTGAAAACACTTGTGTTCCTGTAAGTTTGCGGTCatgaaatcttttttttttcatctaaccTGTAGTTTTTTTGTAAGGTGATCAATTGATTATTCCTGTCCAATGGATGTAGTAGACTAGTATTGCTCTAGAACTCAGACACATATCCCTTATGTTGATAAGAAGTTACTAATCTAATTACTTTTGCAGGCGCCTTAATGATAATAAGTTAACTGGGCCAATCCCACGGGAACTTACTAGTGTTTCTACTCTTAAAGTTGTGTAAGTGGATTTTGACTTATAAATTATGTTCTTTTGTCATACTTGGTGTTGAAGAAATCGGAATTTTAAAAATCTGTACCTTTCTTTTCTCTCCTTCCCAGGGATGTATCAAATAACAATTTGTGTGGAACAATTCCGACTAGTGGTCCATTTGAGCATATTCCACTAAACAAGTAAGATACTTTGTCTGTATTGTTTTTCAAACTCGAACTTGGTTGTGATCCATCTAAAGCAGTATTTGATAAAAATGCTCAGACTTGTTAAATGATGCACTTCTCTGGGGATAAAAAAGAACTACCTGAGTGGCCGTAGTACCTAATGTAGCTAAAGGAAAAGATTGTAAAGAATAATCCCTTTTCGTTTAAGATTGCATTTTCTATTTCGGATAAAGGAATGAGCTTTTACCATGATTTCAGAAATGACCACCACTCAAACTGTTCTACCAAGTTTTTCTCATTTGATAAGAGGTCTAAGTCTTTCTAAATATTCACTTAGAACCAATGCTTTTGGCACTGGTGCACTGTTCTTCTCCCCCTCTCTCTTTTTGAACTTTTACAGACATTACTTTCTTTTCAATACTTTTTCTTCTAAAATATGATGACCAATGGTATTCCTGTATGCCAGAGCACATTTAAACTGAAAGTGTTTAACTAccaccaaaatatttttaaaaaggtaaattttctgtataattttttgtaaaaaataaaagatgaatTTCCGGAGAAAAGATATACCAACAGAAATGCTAAAAGCTTATGTTAATTATGGGGTTGCATGTAATTTGCGGTGAAGGATCTTTgagtgcatgtgtgtgtgtgaatgtgGGGTAACATACTATACAGGGTATTGTCTCAAGGTTTCCAGACTGTGTACCTACGGGGTTCTATGAATATAATCTCCTAGACACATTTGATAAACTTTGTTCTTTCTCAttctttatattttgttttgtttagtaTTGTGTTTTCGAAGCAAGTGGTGTTTCTGGTCCACACGTGGGCATTTGGGACACTGGACACAGTAATGTGGGGAATGAAAATAATTACATATGTACAGCTGATTGTCAGTATGATATGATGTTTGCATTGCTGAAGTCTTATTTGTCTTGATGAAGTGTGCTTTAGTTTTGCCTTTATAAGTTGTTATAGTGATTATTGTTTTCTGGGCCATTCAACTTGCAGCTTTGAGCATAATCCTAGACTGGAAGGTCCAGAGTTGATGGGACTTGCAAGTTATGATACAAACTGCTCTTAGAGGATAAGACTTGATGAATAGGCAACTGTCCTTGAAGATCACCTGTTATTTACCTACCTAAGCATGTATGTGTGTGACACTGTAAGATGCTTGAAAGTTGTAGCTTTATCAAATACTTTAACTTTAGCCTTGTTATTAAGGttgtttaatataatattataatatttaaaaaaaaagtttgaaattctTTTTGTATGTATCCCTAATTCCCTATGCACTAAATGCTGTGCAATATTAGTCAAGTTTTAAGCTTTCCAGTTTCCAACCTGAATATGATTCAACCCCATGCTTACCTTCTTTGCTTGATCCAGCAGCTCTGAATGCATTTGCTATAATAGTTAAGATTTAAGAAGCCATAAAAGAGGCAAAAGTATTCATTATTTTCAAGAAGAAATCTTTGgcctttaaatataataattcaactCTGATCTTTGTACAAAAAGTCAACAGTATAACAAACATTTCCTCCCACAAAACTCCACAATTACCACAAAactgaaattaaagaaaagggTGCTTCAAgaaattgtataaaaaaaagtcattctTGAAGAAATTGTTCCTCTGAAATGTCACTCAAGAAcagaaagaaaatgaaacagAAAATCCAACTCCATCTTTCCTTGTTGTCCAATAATATTTCTTGGCTTCTCATTCTTTATCAGAGTCACTTGAGCTTGAGTCTGAGCTGGAGCTTGAACTTGAATCTGATTCGAGGgaatcttctttcttcttgtcTTTGACATCGATTATACTTGAACTGTTATGTACAGGGGCTTCATGATGTGCAGGTTCGGAAGATGTAGCCAGATGTGTATTTTCTGACCTGTCAACTTCATAATGTAGCTTTCCAGCTTCAACTTTGCTTCCTTCAAATTCAATCTCATTTTCAATCAAACTTGAATCTTTGTGCAGTATCACTCTCTTAGAACTCCCAGATTCACTTCCAAACTCATTCAACCTTGATCCTGGTTCTTTGATGCTAAAGTCACCAACTGCATCTAATTCAGATAATAATTCTTCACTGACATCCTTGATACAATCTGTGTCTTCGATTAAGTGTTGCGTATCGCCACGACACTTGACTGTTTCCAGCAAAAGTTCATGGTTTTCAGAGCCCTGAATGTGGTTAGCAACTTCCACTTCATCAAAACCACTCTTCTTTATATCTGATTGACTAACTTCTCCTGTGGCTTCATCAACCTTGTGGAGAACTGAAGCAGATGTAGGAGTAAGGCCAGCTTCCCCAATTGTTTCTACCACTATAAGTGGGTGTTCCTGCTTTTGTCAGAAGGAAGGATAATTATGTTGGCCACAAGGAATAACAAACAAGATGcactttatatactaatatCATGACGTACTGGGTAAACCAgatcttgtgaccctagctggcaaaggacTACAACtctacaaggaggtaaaccaacctaggttgcctatagttgaccggctcaaaccaagcaAGCCAATAGGGCACTCCCGCTGGGAGTCAAACTTGcaatcttgtggttaccaagtcaacaactaGAACAACCTTGTAAAGATTGGGATCATTGGTTAAAGTGAATGGCCTTGATACGGGACATCAGTGCTTTAGTAAAACAGTAACTAGTAAAATTGAAGCCCATTggcatttaaattttattttcgtctgtgtgtgttttattattattatttttttttcaatagcATAGGTAAAAGTCAGTACAACACACAACACAAAGACCGAAAATGTATACAAGTAATAATTATGCAATTTCATAAGTTGTTTGTTCTCTTCCTAGTAGTCCAGATAGCTCTAAAACGCAGTTGTTGCAATGCCACCAGGCATAGCTAGAGAGATGTAATGATCTTCATGTTCCTTGCCCAATCATTAAGGCAAAttgtaaattataaacatatgaTAACGTATATGATTCTAACCAGTTAACTAAAGTGTGGGTActgaaatgaataaataaataaggggaaaagtttagaaaagaataggtgcaagaaaagaagaattgatgTAATTCGACTAACCTGCACTTCTTTGTGATCCCTGGGAGGGAGACTATAGGACTGTTGAACAAGGTAAAACTCTTCAGCAGTTGAAAAAGGCTCCTTGCTCTGGGAAACAGATTCCATCATCAAGTCTACACCATTCGAAGCCTTGACATTTGGGTTGAACACAGAAAATAAACTCTCATCCTGTAGAAGCTCAATAATTTTTTCATCTTCAGAAGTCCCCACAGACGCTTTTGAGTCCAATAAAACCTTACTGACTACACTTTCAGCAACTGCTGGAGTAAATGCATCAAAATAGGCTTCATTAATTTCTGAGGAGTTCAATTTCAAGACTTCCTGCATATTTATATCCATCGGGTCTTCTGACAACAATTCTACTTTATGTACTGGTACTGAGGTGGTTGAGGTAGCTAGAATCTCTTCATTAATAGGGGTATATTTATTGATTTCGAGATCACTTTCCATGGATTCCCTATCTGCAAAAGCAAGAGCTGCCCTGACTGCTGGAGGCGAGAAGCCCATTTCAGCATCCGCTCTCACATCTGAAGAAATGGAGGATAAAGAATCCGTTCTCACATCTGAAGAAATGGAGGATAAAGAAATGTGCTTCTGAAGTGGAGCGGGGCTTGAGTCGTAAATAGGCACCCTATGTGGATTTTCATCAGTCGATATGGTTGTGATATTGACATCCGACTTTTCTGATGAAGGCTCTCTAGAAATCACTTTTTCTTCAGCATGACCACTTCTTTCTTCCAAACCTGACAGCCATTGTGTTCCTCTCTCGTCAAAGATCTTTTCACTTGCTTCAGAGGGTGATGAGGAGCTTGAATGCCAATTACTTTTCTGTTTAAAAGATGGCGACCTTGAATTAGTTTCTATCGAACTGAAGTCCAACATGTTGGCAACATTTCCTTCCTGGATCAAACTTGGGTTCTCATCATGATGAATTTCTTCATGATTCTGTTTAAATTCAATCTTGACACCAAATAAGTCTTCTTTATTATCATTTCTGCCCAACTCCAACAACTCCTCTTCAGAAAAGCTGCTTACATGCCCAACATGCTCTATACTAGACATCACATCTAGCTCCTGAGAGATATgttgatcaattatgttttcatCCACCAGATCTTTTTCATCAAGGTTCTTGCCTACGATATTTTCCTCCATAAGGTCCTTGTCTTCCAGATCACTAACT
Coding sequences within it:
- the LOC116030052 gene encoding leucine-rich repeat protein 1-like — translated: MAAAKLIVAVAVVALAGVLCGVSANSEGDALYALRRGLSDPNNVLQSWDPNLVNPCTWFHVSCDKDNRVTRVDLGNSNLSGHLVPDIGKLERLQYLELYRNNIQGTIPVELGNLKSLISLDLYNNNISGTIPPSLGKLKTLVFLRLNDNKLTGPIPRELTSVSTLKVVDVSNNNLCGTIPTSGPFEHIPLNNFEHNPRLEGPELMGLASYDTNCS